From the Pirellulales bacterium genome, one window contains:
- a CDS encoding acyl-CoA dehydrogenase family protein produces the protein MTEFFQDPPALGNQYDDDHVLRRYLARHIPPDELAEIEPDLQRFGVRVVGDILAMGEDAHAHEPQLVQFDPWGRRIDHIETARGWQELDRVSAEEGLIAIGYERKFGPLSRLYQFAKLYLFNPSSATYSCPLAMTDGAARLIEVMGDDELRSGAYFHLISRDPHQFWTSGQWMTERTGGSDVGRTETIAQHERGPWFRLYGAKWFTSATTAQMTMTLARVEDAGGNTVPGSRGLGLFYLETRDSAGALNNILIHRLKDKLGTRSLPTAELSMEGTRAKMLGAPGDGVRNITTLVNITRLHNVIGALSGMRRALALARDYAQRREVFGKQLIDQPLHVETLADLAVDFQAGFQLGFRALELLGKEECGTATRDESAVLRLLTPLAKLYTAKQAVAGASEVVEGFGGAGYVENTGLPRLLRDAQVLSIWEGTTNVLSLDALRAIEKSDALGPFLAEIDELTAGVTLGELSDAVAQTREAANRLRAYLPVALAEGRDYVQAGARGFAYSLVRLMAAALLLDDAQWSVHAHGDSQGVVVAQRWCQRQLAPLVAANLDWRAQSDALARGIPLRERSPASARPSM, from the coding sequence ATGACTGAATTCTTTCAAGATCCGCCAGCACTTGGCAATCAGTACGACGACGATCACGTCCTGCGCCGCTACCTGGCCCGGCACATCCCGCCCGACGAGCTGGCCGAAATCGAGCCCGACCTGCAGCGATTCGGCGTCCGGGTGGTGGGCGATATTCTGGCAATGGGTGAGGATGCCCACGCACACGAACCGCAGCTGGTGCAGTTCGATCCGTGGGGTCGGCGGATCGACCACATCGAGACTGCCCGCGGTTGGCAGGAACTCGATCGGGTCAGTGCCGAAGAGGGTTTGATCGCCATCGGCTACGAGCGCAAGTTTGGTCCCCTTTCTAGGCTCTACCAGTTCGCGAAGCTGTACCTGTTCAATCCGTCGTCAGCCACCTATTCCTGTCCGTTGGCCATGACCGACGGCGCCGCGCGATTGATCGAAGTGATGGGGGATGACGAATTGCGATCGGGCGCGTACTTCCATTTGATATCGCGCGACCCACACCAATTCTGGACCAGCGGGCAATGGATGACCGAACGCACTGGCGGCTCCGACGTGGGCCGGACCGAGACAATCGCCCAGCACGAGCGCGGCCCCTGGTTTCGTCTCTACGGAGCCAAATGGTTCACATCGGCCACGACAGCGCAAATGACGATGACCCTCGCCCGTGTCGAGGACGCGGGAGGCAACACCGTACCAGGCAGCCGCGGTCTGGGGCTGTTCTATTTAGAGACACGCGATTCGGCCGGCGCGCTGAACAACATCCTGATCCATCGTTTAAAGGACAAGTTGGGCACGCGCAGCCTCCCCACTGCCGAACTAAGCATGGAGGGAACGAGGGCCAAAATGCTCGGCGCACCCGGTGATGGCGTGCGCAATATTACGACATTGGTGAACATCACCCGGCTACACAATGTGATCGGCGCCCTTTCAGGAATGCGCCGCGCCCTGGCCTTGGCGCGCGACTATGCCCAACGTCGCGAAGTCTTCGGCAAGCAGTTGATCGACCAACCGTTGCACGTTGAAACGCTGGCCGATTTGGCCGTCGATTTCCAGGCCGGGTTTCAGTTGGGTTTTCGTGCCTTGGAGCTGTTGGGCAAGGAGGAATGCGGCACCGCCACCAGGGACGAATCGGCCGTCTTGCGACTGCTCACGCCGCTGGCCAAGCTGTATACCGCCAAGCAAGCGGTGGCCGGCGCCAGCGAAGTGGTCGAAGGATTTGGCGGCGCCGGCTACGTCGAGAACACAGGCTTGCCGCGACTGTTGCGCGATGCCCAGGTCCTGTCGATCTGGGAAGGAACGACCAATGTGCTCAGCCTCGACGCGCTGCGGGCGATCGAAAAGTCTGATGCGCTCGGCCCGTTTCTGGCCGAAATCGACGAACTGACCGCCGGAGTAACGTTGGGCGAGCTTAGCGACGCCGTGGCACAGACGCGCGAAGCGGCCAACCGCTTGCGGGCCTACCTTCCCGTGGCACTGGCCGAAGGACGAGATTACGTGCAAGCCGGAGCGCGTGGGTTCGCCTACAGTCTGGTCCGACTGATGGCCGCGGCGTTGCTGCTTGACGATGCCCAATGGTCTGTCCATGCTCACGGCGACAGTCAGGGCG
- a CDS encoding phage holin family protein, which yields MADDEDSLFGPTVAEVGRLRDELREHVAMRWQLARLELSVAFADLKRLAICLAVAGLLALISLPVAVVAAADALAGQLGIDRTGWLLIWFAGLVVAAVATGWLGWRRFRQHFVGLEETLEVLREDQAWVESLTARSKRSP from the coding sequence ATGGCTGACGACGAAGATTCGCTGTTTGGTCCGACGGTGGCCGAGGTAGGCCGCCTGCGGGACGAGCTGCGCGAGCATGTCGCCATGCGTTGGCAATTGGCACGACTGGAATTATCGGTTGCCTTCGCCGATCTAAAGCGGTTGGCAATCTGCCTGGCCGTGGCGGGTCTGCTGGCCCTGATCTCACTGCCTGTCGCCGTCGTGGCGGCGGCCGATGCCTTGGCCGGGCAGCTTGGCATCGACCGCACCGGGTGGCTGTTGATCTGGTTCGCCGGGCTGGTGGTCGCCGCGGTCGCCACGGGGTGGCTTGGCTGGCGACGATTCCGGCAACACTTCGTCGGACTCGAAGAGACGCTGGAAGTGCTCAGGGAAGACCAAGCGTGGGTCGAGTCGCTGACCGCACGCAGCAAACGATCTCCGTAG